The sequence GCAGCAGGACCTACCCCCCGCCGCTCCGATCCCCTAGGTGAGGCCTACCCCACCACTCCAGTCCTCTTCCTATCTTCCCTAGATAGCTAATTAGCCCAGGTTAATTGAACTCTTATTAAGGGTGAAACCTTGTGCCATGAACTGAGGAGTTGTAGAAAATTGAGTCTTGATGTTTGTCCTGTGGCTTCTGGTCACAGGATAAAATACAGTTGTGTCCTCTAAGAGCCAAATCAGCAGCACTAGCAAAAACTGCTGAAGTAGTAAGACAGGCAAGGGGACAGAGTAGTCTCTAGGTTGAGGTATTGTTACAGCTTGGGAACAGGAATGGCATTTGACATGGTTCTTGAGATAGATAAGACTTGGGTAGCCAAAGGAGTGGGatggcttttttcttttgtccaggCAACAGCACGAACTATTTTGTTGGAACAGGGGATTTGGAATGTGGTGAAACAGTTGGCAATAAGGCTGGAAAGATGTGGCCAGAGTTCAGATTAGGTTCTCAAATTAGGAGTTGGACTGGGTAGAAGTTGTGATCTTTTGGGCAGTGAGAACCCACTGGAGGTTCTTAGATATGAGAGTGGAGAGATAAGCATATTAGTTCATGTGCTAAGTGAATTGGAGCCAGGAGAAAATAGAGTCAGGAGGCTTCTGCTGAAATGCATCTGTGACCTGCAAGGCTTGAATTAGAATAGTGGgaacaggaaggaagaatttgataatgtggaaatgaaaaggaagtctTGGCAGAGTTTGGTGAATGGTTGTGAGGcacaaggaggaaggaagagttaAATGTGACCATGCAGTTTTAAATCTAGATCTTCCATCTGCAAGTGTCTGAGCATTTGCTGTATGTACTAGCCATTGTCTTTGGTACAGGCTACTCAGGGAGGTATAAGATGAGACCTCTGCTTTTAAAGAGCTGACAGTCAGTCTGGAGAGTGACTAGAGAAATGTCATAACTGGGAAAGCAAGGTCCCAAAGGTGGTGGAATAGTGGGATCCATTGCACCAGGAAAGGATTAACTTTGGgcaggaaaagattttttttcctccttttgagGCAAATGAGGATAGATCAAAGGAGGAAGTGATATGTACCCATGGAGTTGTGAGGTGTGGAGGGAAAAGTCAGGAAATTGAAGTCCTTTATTTGCTAATCAAagtaggaaggaaaataatatgctaagagcaagagagcaggggtGAGATGGAGGTATGAGAGATGTGGGTTGGGAAGACAGTACCAGAACGGTTATTATAGTTCCTTAGCATGATTTCCTCATGTGAAGATGTCTTATTTCCATAGTGCTAGCATTGTGTTCACTGTAGAATAAATAAGAGTCTAAGCCCTTGAGCTCACAGATTACTGTATGAGATAGAAGACCTATATATAAACTAGAAACAAGTTATTACAGTACAGTATGATAAAGGCAGTGAAATGGGAAGTCAGTGGAGGGCAAATCAGAGGTTTTTCAGAGGGGTGGGGATAATAAGATTAGGCCAAGGATGATGAAAACAGTGGGGAGAGCAAAATTAAGACCTAGAAGGCtacaaaagcaagaaagaagccTGGAGGGTTCCAGGAAGAGCAGATCTGTGTGGGCACAAAAGCAGGAGTGAGTGTAAAGAGTTTGGAGAAGGGGTTAGAGGGGGCATGTGAGCCTGGTTGTGAAGGGTTCTGAATGCCGTATTTAGTTGGCCTGTACAGCGTACCTCTGTAGCCAGTATTAGAGATAGAGAGTGGGAACTGTAACATGATCTAGAGACTAGATCCCTAGAGTCTAGGCCCTAGAGATGGGACAAAGATCCAGAGACAGGAATCTAGGAAGAAAATTAGGAGAGACAGCAGTGTTTTAAATGGTTCCTTTGAGTCTAAAGTGAGGTGAAGTTTGTCTGGCCATGTGAAGTTGCCTAAACTGACATGAGGTGGGAGTAGGCTTTGGTGGATCTAGGAGAGAGACTGGTGGTTGGCGAAGTGATGGCACAGGAGATCAGATTCTGGAGGGATAGTGGAGTATGATGGAAGTGGTAAAGCCCCTGGACTGTGATTGGATATACGCCCTGTAGGTGTTGAAGGAGTAGAGGCTGTGGGTCCTGTGTTATAGATAGTTCAGGAGCATAAGATATGCCTGTGTTATGGACTGAGGAGAAATAGCTTAGTGATGGTAGAATAGCGATTGGAAAGGGAGGAGCAGTTAGAGAGTCCCTCAGGGTGAGAGGGCATGGAGAAGGGGTCTTGGTTGGGAATGAAGCAGTTGTGTTGACTGACCGAGAAGACTAAGGGTGATGGTTGGCTTGGTGGGGAGGCTGGATGGAGGGAAAAATGCTGGGCAGGCAGCATTTTGGTTTTAGAGTCCTAGTCCAGATTACTGTGAACCCAGGGAGGGGGGCATCTCTCAGACCGAGAGAGCATGCCTTACCCCAGCACCTTCACGATCCCTGATACCCATTTATTCCCAGTGAAGAGCCGGAGGCCATCCTTGGGGGAGTTGCTCCTGCGGCATGCACACAGTCCAACCAGGGCCCGGCAGGCGGCACAGTTGGTTCTTCAGCCTGGGAGAGACGGCGCAGGACTTGGCCTAGGTGGGGGCTCCCCTGGGGCTTCAACTCCGGTTCTACCCCCTCGGGGTGGGGCCCCTGAGCGCCAAGGTGAGGCTCTGCGAGTCAAGAATGCTGTCTACTGTGCAGTCATTTTCCCTGAATTTCTCAAGGAGTTGGCTGCCATTTCCCAGGCCCATGCTGTCACCTCGCCTTTCTTGTTGGATACTTCAGAGGAGGGATCTGGTCCTCCTGTCTCAGGCTTCGGGCCCCTCAATCCTTAACTTTCTTCCATGGACAATCAGGGCCTCCAGTGGCCTGGGCTGGGGCCGGGGTATAGGCTCCTTTTTATGTTTGGAGGCAGTGGTAAGaggactttttaatttatttctgatgaATGTTTTATGGAGAACTTGTTGCAATATGTATAAAAGGGAAATCTCTATTCTCTGCTCATTCTTCTTTCCCACCCTTTttctctggggctggggccccagGAAGGTTGTACATAAATAGGAGGTCAGGGGTATTTTCTCTCTCATGAGGACATTGGTTTTAAGGTTTTAAGGTGCTTCTTACACCGTTAAAGGGTGAGGGGGTCATGGAGCCTAGGGGAAAAAAGTAGGGACTCTTCTCCAGCCCCAAGACGGAAGAAGCAGCATGGGCCCAGGATGGTTTGGGGGAGCAGCAGCTGATGTTTATTGGGGACCAGTAGCTGATGTTTATTGGGGACCAGTATCCCTATGCCAGATCTTGGGGGCCTTGCCCCCTGAATCTCTCGCCTCAGCTTCATTCGTCGCTGTCGAACTCTGAGGACAGACCCTGCAGCAGGGGCAGGGACATGGAGTGCCGGTCGGGGTCCCCGGGGCCCCCACCCTGGACTCCTGGTGCGGGGCTGCGGGGGCTGAAGAGCCAGTTCTCTGCCAGGGTTGGGGATAGTCACAGCTTGACTCATGCCCTGGTCTTTCTGCCTTCCTGgtccctccctctggccctctgtgCTGTGCCCACCCCCTCACCAGGATCATGCTTCCATCTCACCACCCCTGGCTCCCTCCATCCCCTTCACCAGGATCTGGTGTGGTGTTAGGGGTGCCCCACACATTCCTGGGGCACACATTCCTATATTCCCCatgccctctccctccaccagATCCCATCCGTCTCAACTTCATATCCCCTAGCAGTACCTGACAGCATCTGGGGCCCCCTGCGGAAAGGGTTTCGGCCCTTGTAGGAAAATCTGGTGGGTCTGCCTTCTGGCCTTTCCTGAGGAGGTGGTGTAGGTgtggctggggcaggtgggggcacATCAGTAGCTTCAGGGGTGTCGGTAGGGGTTGACATGGGGGCCAGAGGTGGCATGATCCCAAGGTTGGGTCTGACCCAGTTGGCCCCATGGGGCAGTGGATCTTTGGTCAGAGGCTTCTGTGGTCCCAGCACTCCTTTGGGCTGCAGTGAAAACTTGAGGCAGGAGAAGGCAACAGGCAGGGACCGTTGTAACCGGAGCAGCTGGGGCTCTTGGGCTGTAGGCAACAGCCCCAGCTGCAGCCAGGAACAGGAGAAGACCTGGTAGATGACATAGATGCTGTGGGTGCTTCGGAGCCAGGGAAGATTTTGCTGTAGGCTCACCTGAGCTGGTGGCAGCAGCAGGAAGGCCACCTTCTTGCGCAGACCACCCATGTGCAGGCGGATCCTGCAGGGCTGCCCATCCAATAGTCGCATTTCTTCATAGGCTATCTCTTCCCGGCCGTTTGGTGAGTATTCCCGAGTGCAGTGGGCAAAGGCACCCTTAGATCCTACCTGCTCCAGGAGGTTTGGTAGTGGCCCTACTGGTTGTAGTGCCCGCCGACCCTGCCGACTTGGTAAAGCCAGGCGTATGTGGGCTGGTCGGGACTGCTTCACTAGCACACCCAGTAGGTCATAGCAGGCTGCATCCGACAGGAAAGGTACTGCCACTACATTGGGCCCAAAGCGCTCCTCGATAACCTGCAGATGGCCAGTTTATAGGTCAGGGACTGAGTTAGGGTCAGGAGTTACCTGGTAGCCTACTCTAGATGGACCCTCCTGCTGTTCCCTGTGCAATTACATCTCTACAATGTGCTCAGACGGCTTCCTGCTTATTTCCTAGTTCTCTCCTGTAGCAAAACCTTGAATATACTGTGTGCCAGACCCTGCTGGATATTGGGAATACATAAAAGCATGAGATTTTGACCTTATCCTATTATAGCCCGGTCTGATGGAGGAGACAAATATGTACACAGTAGTCAGCTAAGTAAGATAATAGAGAACACGGGTGTGGAGGAGACAGGTAGTGATTTAACAGCTTTTTTCTTTGATAGAAGAGGATCAGAGAAAGTTTCTAGGTGGTAATACATGAGCTTTGAAGGAATCAGCTAGGTAGGAGGATGGTCAATCCAGGGAGAGGATACAACCAGTTTAAAAACCAGAATTTATAAACTAGGTGGGGCACATTCAGGAACACGTAATTTCCTTGCACTTAAGCATAGGGTATGAAGAGGGACAAGCACACAGCAACTAGACTGAAAGATCTTGTTTGTATGCAATGTGACAGGAATTTGGTCCTGAGGGCAATGGAAAACCACTTGAAGGGCTCTGGGCAAGAGAGGCAAGATCAGAAAGGCTCTTTAGAAAGTTAATTTTGAGTAGGAAGACAAAATAAGGGGAGAGAAAGATCAGTTAAGAGTATTGTAATACTGCAAGCAAAACATGGTGAGGCCTTCAACTAAAataatgggggaagatatttagGTTATGGAATTAGTAGAACTTGATCACTTTAAGGAATGTGAGAAAAGGAATCCTGAAGGATAAGTTATTAGATGATTGATTGGGTGGGTGATGTCATTCACCACAAATGGGTACACAGAAATAGGTTGGAATGACTGTTCTTAAACATTTTCTGTCCTAACTGCAGGAGAGAGTTCCTTTAGGGATTTGAGGCCTCATCTTTGAAATGCTGGTTCTTCTAGTACGCTTTCAGGGATTCTAGTTCCTCTAGGTTTTGTCCTTCTTGTCTTGGCCTTTTTTGGTTTGGTTAACCCAGTTCTGGAAAGTTTAACTTCATGACCGACTGGGAAATCTTGTACGATCCTTTCTAGTATTTGTACTTAGATATGATCTCAACTCATCAAAGATACTGCTAGCTCAGACTTCTGGCTCTGTGGTCTGCTAGCCAGTACATAAAATTCCTTGTTTGGATTCCTTTCCTGTTTGAGACCCGTTCTGTTTTCAGAATAGCATTTTTGCTATGTTCTACTGCCCTTCCTCAGCTCCCAATTCCTACATGCCTGTCCCCTGGCCTTGCCCAGTTTGCCAGCCTTCTGGTAGAGTTCATCAATGATCCCTTATGGTCAATCTGCTTTTTGCTACATAGAACTGTTTTTGGAAGTGCTGCCCCATAGCATAAGAGGAGGGAGGGTCGCTAACTGATCAAGTTGTGTCTGCACTATGGACAAGCTGAAGTAGCTTGAAGAGTACTGTCTTTTGTCGCCTGGCCAGGGAAATACatggtgctttttcttttttttccatttgaaatacTAGTGTTTATCATGGTGCTTTTTCTTGATCTGCATGGAAGAATTTCCCATAATTCCTCTTCTTTGCTTCATTGGGAcatgaaatactttatttttggtGGGGGCATCAGGCGGAAGAACAGTTCTCTGAGAAGCTCTGAGAAGGGCCAGTTGGGTTACCAGGGGTGAGAGCAGAGCATTGGTGGGTTGGCATTTTTGTTTAGAATATTCTTCCCCATGACAAAGAAAGCATAGTGACCAAATATAACTTCAGAATCCTACCCTAGCTGCTCCTTTGGTCCCTAGGATCCTATACAAATAAGACAAATAGGAGTGTCTCCAGGAGGTACCTCTTTAGTGggattttgacatttaaaataccTGTTCTTATGGTCCAAGTTTCTGATCAGGTGAATCCCTGATTTAGCTGGAGGGTTTTTCCCAGAATAGACATGAATTTGCCATGGTGGGGAGGTTTATAGGCTCTTTTTCTTACCCTTGAGGCCCCCAGTGGTTATCCTAAAATAGGGAAAATAGGGCACTCAGTTCTATGCCGGGGGACTGTTCTTTGTAGAGTCACCATGTGAGACCACTACCTGTTCCCACTGCACCTTTACTTCTGGGTAAAAGTTCTGTGGAACATAGAAGCCTGCAAATTTAGATTTCCCAGGGGCAGCCTGGGAAAGTGAGGTTGGAAAACTTTCTTCCTGGGTATACCTCGGCTGGTATGAATTCTGAATGAGGAGACTTCAAGCCATATTTTGGTTAACTGTATGTTCTACAAAGTGCCCAATAAACTATCAGTTCTGGAGAGAGGAAACCAGGTTACTTAGAGGTGTCCTGCTCCTTGAATTTGCCACATATCACCAGTGATTTATTGTGTATCTACTTTGCCTTTCCTGacaattttccatttaaataggGAATTTTTCTGATGCTCAGAGATGTAGCTGTCTGCTGGTTGATGACCGCATTTACTTTCATCTTAATGAAATGCTTGATCTTGTCCAGGACCAACCTGCTGAAGCTAGGTACTCTGATATTTGTGAGGGCTTGGCTCTCCTGTTTCTGCTTCCCTGGGAAGCTGACCTTTGTGGTGAGCTCCATTTCTAATGGGAGCTATATCTATTAAGGCTGTTTGAGTCTAGTAGGCACTACTTTAAGATGGTTGTTTTAAACTTGATAGAAGGGCTGCCTTCTATGAGTGCTTTAAATTCACTGTCCTTCAGATTATGTAACCAGAACCTGATCCCTAAATTCTCCAAATTCAGAAATTGTGGCCATCTAGATTTGGCAGGGGTACTTGCAACTCAGAGCTGACATCTGCCTGCTCCTGAAAATCTCCATATTTGGCTCAAAAcccaaatttctcattttgtggATGTTAAGGTGGAGGGGGTATCTGTGAAGAAGTCCAAGCTTTTTTAGAAAGCTTACAAGGCCCTTCATGATCAGCCTCTGTACCTCTTTGACCTCATTTTCACCACTACTCATGTGAACTCTGCTCTACAGACTATTTGAGTTCACAaatatgcaatttttttaaatcctctcctGGCTTTTGCATATGCTGTACTTTTAATTATACACTGTTCACTCGCTCACCCACCCACCTGCTCACTAACTCATTTAGGTGTTTATTAAACATTCCTCTTTCCTCTATGTGAGAATAATTCCCACTTGCCTAGCTAGAACGTCACtctctccaggaagccttcctgacctCATAAGTCCTACCCTGACTTAGCACTTGTCTCTGTTCTCAGAAATTCTTACTGCCTTTGAAGGAACTTCTTGCTGTTTTTTGCAATTGTGATTAAATTGGACAGTGTGTACAAAGCAGTACAGTGTCCAGCGTGTAAGTAAGCACTGAGTAAATATTATTATCTTCAAGCTACCCACCACTTCCTACTCATAAGTTGCTCAGACCCATCTAGGTCACactttgttcctttctctttagcTCTCTTACTTTATCCTTGATGAGGGTCCAGGTGGCATCAGCTTCATCCAGTGTCAGCAGGTGGGGGGTACCAACCAACATGGTGGGGTATGGGAGAGGTTAGGCAGGGCAGTGGCTGCTGCAGGAACCCCAAGCTGCCCAGAGAGGTGAGGCCCCAGGCCTTAGGCTTTGACCTACTATAGCATGAGGTCATAGAGGTCCTACTAGATAATGGGGCTTTGGGTGAGGGGAGGGCGGTCACTTTCCTAGCCTCACTATATGCACAGCATGAGTCCATACCCTTGAGTCACTTATCCATTCTCCTCCTTAGGGGAGGAAAATGCAGGGGTGCTTgagtgcatttgtgtgtgtgtgtgtgtgtgtgtgtgtgtgtgtgtgtgtgtgtgtgtgtagttcttgGTCTGAGTTCTTAAAGGAAGCAGAATCAGGCTTCCCCCTTCAGCAGCCTTATTGAATCAATTTGCTGTGCTGCCTTATTAGCTGCAGGTGACTTCTTCATGAGGTTGGATAGGGGTCCTGAAGGACACACTGGAAGTATAGATCAGGACTTAGACTGAGAACCAAGCAGTAGTTCTTAACCTTGGTCATACTTTGGAATTACCTAGGAGCTTTAAAAACTATAGATGCCTGGATCCTACCCCCtgagattctaatttaattggtCTGGAGTGTGCCTGGGCATCAGGATTTCTAAAAGCTCCTCAGGCAATTCTGATGTACAGCCTAGGTTGAAACCCATTATTAATGAGTGGGTTACAATTGCAATGAATACCAGGTGTATGTGTAGGAGGGTGTCATGCTGAGTGGTGACAATGTGGAGGATGAGAATCTAATTGGGACAATGTTGCCTTAGTAACTGGAGAGGACTTTCAGGAAGCCAGAATTACCCAGGTAAATTTGAGGAAATTTTTCTTCATGCACCACTCCATGTCCTAGGGAGATCTGTGTCTGTTTGGCACTTACCTACTGCAGCCCTAATCTATGTGTGATTTCCCCTTGTGTCTCTGTCCAGAGATCTCAACCTGGTGTTTGCTGGAGAAGAAGAGTGTTTTTTCCTCAGAGAAGAACCACTCTGGAGAGCCTTTCTAGTAGCTACTCTCTGACTCTGCCTCTTATCTGTCTAAAGAGTCTTCTCTTGAGTCCCTTTTGAGAGTCTCCTGCATGCCTAGGAAGACCACTTCTGTATGGGGAGCATCCTTTCCTATGCTGGCCCAGCATGTAGAGCTGTCCCATAAAGTCGGTCATCGTCTGAGCTGGCTGAGGTATGAATATGAGGCACAGGGAATGGTCCTACATGATGTTACTGGCCTCAGGGTAGGTTAGAGCTAagggtatatatatatgggtgcTCGGTCTTTAAACAAAGGTTTGGCTCTGGGCATGGGACTGCGCTCCAGGAGAGGAATTAATATCAAATATCCCATGTTAGAAGCTATGCCAAACACTCTGAATCTGTTATGTTGGTTAATCCTTTTAGTAACCTcttgaagtaggtactattatttcctcattttacaagtgaattaaaaggctcagagaggttaagtaaattagTGCAAGGGATACACTGAGTTAATGGAGGATCTGGGATTCAAGCCTAAGTCAGCCTgattccagctttt is a genomic window of Acinonyx jubatus isolate Ajub_Pintada_27869175 chromosome D1, VMU_Ajub_asm_v1.0, whole genome shotgun sequence containing:
- the CD1H11orf42 gene encoding uncharacterized protein C11orf42 homolog isoform X1, which encodes MLVGTPHLLTLDEADATWTLIKDKVIEERFGPNVVAVPFLSDAACYDLLGVLVKQSRPAHIRLALPSRQGRRALQPVGPLPNLLEQVGSKGAFAHCTREYSPNGREEIAYEEMRLLDGQPCRIRLHMGGLRKKVAFLLLPPAQVSLQQNLPWLRSTHSIYVIYQVFSCSWLQLGLLPTAQEPQLLRLQRSLPVAFSCLKFSLQPKGVLGPQKPLTKDPLPHGANWVRPNLGIMPPLAPMSTPTDTPEATDVPPPAPATPTPPPQERPEGRPTRFSYKGRNPFRRGPQMLSGSVLRVRQRRMKLRREIQGARPPRSGIGILVPNKHQLLVPNKHQLLLPQTILGPCCFFRLGAGEESLLFSPRLHDPLTL
- the CD1H11orf42 gene encoding uncharacterized protein C11orf42 homolog isoform X2, which gives rise to MLVGTPHLLTLDEADATWTLIKDKVIEERFGPNVVAVPFLSDAACYDLLGVLVKQSRPAHIRLALPSRQGRRALQPVGPLPNLLEQVGSKGAFAHCTREYSPNGREEIAYEEMRLLDGQPCRIRLHMGGLRKKVAFLLLPPAQVSLQQNLPWLRSTHSIYVIYQVFSCSWLQLGLLPTAQEPQLLRLQRSLPVAFSCLKFSLQPKGVLGPQKPLTKDPLPHGANWVRPNLGIMPPLAPMSTPTDTPEATDVPPPAPATPTPPPQERPEGRPTRFSYKGRNPFRRGPQMLSENWLFSPRSPAPGVQGGGPGDPDRHSMSLPLLQGLSSEFDSDE